The Geobacter sp. AOG2 genome includes a window with the following:
- a CDS encoding Ig-like domain-containing protein encodes MKKAVVFTLLALLTFALYGCGSGDFSSGTTVSGMGAKGPVSGGKVAIFSVTTSAHIGKQLATGTTSASGAFSADLGGYTGAIFATMSGSSASYTDEATNTTQTLGSTRLHAAAVVATPGPFNLAITPFTELAYQKAATLKPADITTANTLISNQFLAGSDIISTLPANIQSTAPAVTDPDKIKYSLALATFSQLISGGTSIDDGIAQLSAAITDGTVSSVWSSAVGSLASNTTFTTNFQSGLLTAPVSIVFSSPTYSAIINQAVTITANVTKFDGTAVPAGTKVTFTSSGGSLGTPTTTTDASGNATVVLTPSAVGTVKVTATASASGVTVTTKTAAVVSVVRDPNDPGSVTLASSSSTAQVGQSVTLSATVGVAGGGPNNVTPGSAPNPAATVTFKITSGTGTLSSVTATTDTSGVATVTLTSATANTVTVTASAGTDPVVTSSPVTVTFTPDPTVPATITVSASPSSVPADGNTTSTITANVKNFAGTVLSGQTVSFSTTGGTLSATSATTDGSGNATVTLTGTATGSVTVTATAGGKSGSTQVTFTTRPTKAVVILSTSGTFTSGTAIGTINCDVTFPNAKGLTLSTAVLSGGTTSVSPTPTLVSNVATAGDLSLALQANLSGSTTVGFPLGQFATVTFTIPSGTTLPVTGDFAVASGSEVTNTSGSVQSGISVNILSVTFQ; translated from the coding sequence ATGAAAAAAGCTGTTGTATTTACCCTGTTGGCACTCTTGACGTTTGCTCTGTACGGCTGCGGCAGCGGTGATTTCTCGTCAGGCACAACCGTCAGCGGAATGGGAGCGAAGGGTCCGGTCAGTGGAGGGAAGGTAGCTATCTTCAGCGTGACGACGTCAGCCCATATCGGCAAGCAGCTCGCCACGGGAACCACATCCGCGAGCGGAGCTTTCTCGGCCGATCTTGGCGGCTATACCGGCGCCATATTCGCGACCATGTCCGGTTCCAGCGCCTCTTATACCGATGAGGCGACGAATACGACACAGACGCTTGGGTCAACGAGGCTGCATGCCGCAGCGGTCGTTGCCACGCCGGGGCCGTTCAATCTCGCCATCACACCTTTTACGGAACTTGCCTATCAAAAGGCCGCCACATTGAAGCCGGCTGATATCACCACCGCCAACACGCTCATCAGCAACCAGTTCCTGGCGGGTAGCGACATTATCTCCACCCTGCCGGCGAATATTCAGAGCACGGCCCCGGCGGTGACCGATCCCGACAAGATCAAATACAGCCTTGCCCTGGCGACATTTTCCCAACTGATCAGCGGCGGCACGTCCATTGATGACGGTATAGCCCAACTGAGTGCAGCCATTACGGATGGCACGGTCTCTTCCGTCTGGAGTTCGGCGGTCGGCAGCCTTGCATCCAATACGACATTTACTACGAATTTCCAGTCGGGGCTTTTAACCGCTCCGGTCAGCATCGTCTTCTCCTCGCCCACCTATTCGGCGATCATCAACCAGGCGGTAACCATAACCGCAAATGTCACCAAATTCGACGGGACGGCCGTCCCTGCCGGCACCAAGGTTACCTTCACCTCCAGCGGCGGTAGCCTCGGCACTCCCACCACCACAACCGATGCCAGCGGCAATGCAACCGTTGTCCTGACCCCTTCCGCGGTCGGGACAGTGAAGGTCACTGCCACCGCCTCCGCTTCCGGCGTTACCGTAACCACCAAGACAGCGGCCGTGGTGTCGGTCGTCCGCGATCCCAATGATCCCGGCTCGGTTACGCTTGCCTCATCGTCTTCTACGGCTCAGGTCGGTCAAAGCGTGACCCTGTCCGCCACGGTCGGTGTGGCAGGCGGCGGACCCAACAATGTGACCCCCGGCAGTGCACCGAATCCCGCTGCGACCGTAACCTTCAAAATCACCAGCGGCACGGGCACCTTGAGCTCCGTCACGGCCACCACCGATACCAGTGGCGTTGCCACCGTCACCTTGACCAGCGCCACCGCCAACACGGTCACAGTTACCGCCTCCGCCGGCACCGATCCGGTTGTCACGAGCAGTCCGGTGACAGTAACTTTCACCCCCGACCCGACAGTGCCGGCCACGATCACGGTCAGCGCCTCGCCGTCCAGTGTCCCGGCCGACGGCAACACGACATCTACCATCACTGCAAATGTGAAGAATTTTGCCGGGACGGTGCTTTCGGGCCAGACGGTTTCATTTTCCACGACCGGTGGCACCTTAAGTGCGACTTCAGCCACCACCGACGGCAGCGGCAATGCAACGGTGACCCTGACCGGTACAGCCACCGGCTCAGTGACCGTTACCGCCACGGCAGGCGGCAAGAGCGGCAGCACCCAGGTGACCTTTACCACCCGTCCGACCAAGGCGGTCGTCATCCTCAGCACCAGCGGAACCTTTACCTCGGGCACGGCCATCGGCACAATCAACTGCGATGTGACATTCCCGAATGCCAAGGGATTGACTCTGAGTACTGCCGTATTATCCGGGGGGACCACGAGCGTCAGCCCCACCCCGACATTGGTGTCCAATGTGGCCACTGCCGGGGACTTGTCGCTCGCCCTGCAGGCAAATCTTTCAGGAAGCACCACGGTAGGTTTCCCGCTTGGCCAATTTGCAACGGTAACCTTTACCATACCATCGGGTACCACGCTGCCGGTGACGGGCGACTTTGCCGTTGCGTCGGGCAGTGAGGTCACCAATACCTCGGGGAGTGTACAGTCGGGCATCAGTGTCAACATCCTGAGTGTGACCTTCCAGTAA
- a CDS encoding Ig-like domain-containing protein, protein MKKVILWAVLALLPLIVHGCGGGSSGGGQTATTAITGAVSKGPINGGTVKIFEITTSAHIGRQLDGSQNGAGIPVVNGSFTANVGSYKGAIFATMSGGTYTDEATGQTTALSQKLHAATYIATPKAINLAITPLTELAWRRMQLRPTDMGQNNIDSANTLISTLYLKGLPAGSSIISTLPADVLPGTTATDPARIGYGLALATVSDLMNSLGYSLEQVLTIMGDINPYPANAIYPLQGTLTDANVLNAMAVLPASTYLQSGIAETPMKVTLTPSTSGVIANNADTITFTAAVKGLYDIALSGTSVTFAVTSGTATFANGSTTQTVTVDTAGTPSTTVALKSSVVQTNPGVTVTATAGAIKTSTAVVFGHDPASPATMNLSASPTSVYADSSTAITVSATVLNYLGADLAGVPVTFAVTSGIGTLSASSATTNSSGVASITVTSGTAGSVTISATAGTVTKSIPVIFTPDPAAPATVAITTTPSTLAADGTASSIIGAIVRNYNGTLLPNITVTFAVTSGNGTLSATSATTDSNGSATVALTSSTVNSVTVTATAGGKSGSASVNFTAP, encoded by the coding sequence ATGAAAAAGGTAATTCTATGGGCAGTATTGGCGCTTCTGCCGTTGATCGTGCATGGTTGCGGCGGCGGGAGCAGCGGTGGCGGCCAGACGGCCACGACCGCCATAACCGGCGCGGTCTCGAAAGGGCCGATCAACGGCGGTACGGTCAAAATTTTCGAGATCACCACATCGGCCCATATCGGCAGACAGCTCGACGGTTCGCAAAACGGCGCCGGCATCCCGGTTGTCAACGGTTCTTTCACGGCCAATGTGGGCTCTTACAAGGGGGCCATCTTCGCGACAATGTCGGGGGGCACCTATACCGATGAGGCGACCGGGCAAACCACCGCCCTGTCCCAAAAACTCCACGCCGCGACCTATATTGCGACACCAAAGGCGATCAATCTGGCGATTACCCCTCTGACCGAACTGGCGTGGCGCCGCATGCAATTGCGTCCCACCGACATGGGACAGAACAACATCGACAGCGCCAATACGCTGATCAGTACCCTCTACCTAAAGGGGCTGCCGGCCGGTTCCTCAATCATCAGCACCCTTCCGGCCGATGTGCTGCCGGGAACCACAGCCACCGACCCGGCCCGGATAGGCTACGGCCTCGCCCTGGCGACGGTTTCCGATTTGATGAATTCCCTTGGCTACTCCCTGGAACAGGTTCTCACGATCATGGGTGATATCAATCCGTACCCGGCGAACGCCATCTATCCTCTCCAGGGGACCTTGACTGACGCGAACGTCCTGAATGCCATGGCGGTGCTGCCGGCGTCCACCTACCTGCAATCGGGGATTGCCGAGACCCCGATGAAGGTCACCCTGACTCCCTCGACAAGCGGCGTTATCGCCAACAATGCCGATACCATCACCTTTACCGCCGCAGTCAAGGGGCTGTACGACATTGCTCTTTCCGGCACTTCGGTGACCTTTGCCGTGACCAGCGGCACGGCGACCTTTGCCAATGGTTCGACGACGCAGACGGTTACGGTCGATACCGCCGGTACTCCCAGCACTACGGTGGCCCTCAAGAGCTCGGTGGTGCAGACGAACCCCGGAGTGACCGTCACCGCAACAGCCGGAGCGATCAAGACCAGCACAGCCGTCGTCTTCGGCCATGACCCGGCCAGCCCGGCAACCATGAATCTGTCTGCCAGCCCAACGTCTGTTTATGCCGATAGCAGCACCGCCATCACCGTGAGCGCGACGGTCCTGAATTACCTCGGGGCAGATCTTGCCGGGGTTCCCGTCACGTTTGCCGTGACCAGCGGCATCGGCACGTTGAGCGCTTCCTCCGCCACGACCAATAGCAGCGGCGTCGCCTCCATAACCGTCACCAGCGGTACGGCCGGTTCGGTGACGATTTCCGCCACAGCCGGCACCGTCACGAAAAGCATTCCCGTCATTTTTACGCCCGATCCGGCCGCACCGGCGACGGTGGCCATTACCACCACGCCGAGCACCCTGGCGGCCGACGGCACTGCCTCGTCAATAATTGGAGCAATTGTGCGGAATTATAATGGGACGCTTCTGCCAAACATCACGGTCACCTTTGCGGTCACCAGCGGCAACGGCACTCTGAGCGCCACTTCGGCCACAACCGACAGCAACGGCTCTGCCACGGTTGCGCTCACCAGCAGCACGGTCAACTCGGTAACGGTCACTGCAACCGCCGGCGGGAAAAGCGGTAGCGCTTCCGTCAATTTCACAGCACCATAA
- a CDS encoding cytochrome c3 family protein: MNVMQFVFILFFAMASGGSAYAAEASCKTAECHSRVGGTQNFHAPVKDEDCVACHKQTNPAHPLKGAKSFVLTSEGAALCYQCHDTFGKKKVVHPPVKDGECAYCHNPHGGVERFLLGVGSDQTQLCMGCHDPAPFKQPFAHGPVAVGECTKCHDPHESKEKALLKGAVWETCIKCHTDFLKTLQEATFIHNPVKGGPCTACHNPHGSAVPQLLKKKTPDLCVGCHKNLGKKLKAKIVHKPLLQSGGCSTCHSPHFSKAPHLLADQEKNLCLGCHGTDKLGNPPLHNIKKEIEGKKYLHGPVAKGECNACHDPHGSDNFRLLRGSYPPDIYVPYKDGTYEICLKCHEKNMLRFADTTIYTKFRNGNRNLHYVHVVNSRKGRTCRICHEPHASNGEKLITKEGIKFGDWKIPINFQITPTGGSCAPGCHRKFRYDRDKPVDLKEDK; encoded by the coding sequence ATGAATGTTATGCAGTTTGTTTTTATTCTCTTTTTTGCAATGGCATCCGGCGGCAGTGCATATGCAGCTGAAGCTTCCTGCAAGACCGCAGAATGCCATTCAAGGGTCGGCGGAACACAGAATTTTCATGCTCCGGTTAAAGATGAAGACTGTGTCGCCTGCCACAAACAGACTAATCCCGCTCATCCGCTGAAAGGGGCCAAAAGTTTTGTCCTGACATCGGAAGGAGCAGCGCTCTGCTATCAGTGTCATGACACCTTTGGCAAGAAGAAGGTGGTCCACCCCCCGGTAAAGGACGGCGAATGCGCCTACTGCCATAATCCTCACGGCGGTGTCGAACGCTTCCTGTTGGGGGTTGGCAGCGACCAGACCCAGCTCTGCATGGGGTGCCACGATCCAGCGCCTTTCAAACAGCCGTTCGCCCACGGACCGGTGGCTGTCGGAGAGTGCACGAAATGCCATGATCCCCATGAGTCAAAGGAAAAAGCGCTCCTCAAGGGGGCCGTCTGGGAGACATGCATCAAGTGCCATACGGATTTCCTCAAAACACTCCAAGAAGCAACATTCATACACAATCCCGTGAAGGGCGGACCCTGCACCGCCTGCCACAACCCCCACGGAAGCGCGGTACCCCAGTTGCTCAAGAAAAAAACGCCCGATCTCTGCGTGGGATGCCATAAAAACCTGGGCAAGAAGCTAAAGGCCAAGATCGTCCACAAGCCACTGTTGCAGTCGGGTGGATGTAGTACCTGCCATTCTCCCCATTTTTCAAAAGCTCCCCATCTGCTGGCGGATCAGGAGAAAAACCTGTGTCTCGGCTGTCACGGCACCGACAAACTCGGAAATCCTCCCTTGCACAATATAAAGAAAGAAATCGAGGGAAAGAAATATTTGCACGGCCCCGTTGCAAAGGGCGAATGCAATGCCTGCCACGACCCGCACGGCAGCGACAATTTCCGGTTGCTCCGGGGAAGCTACCCGCCGGATATTTATGTCCCCTACAAGGATGGTACTTACGAAATCTGTCTCAAGTGCCACGAAAAGAATATGCTCCGTTTTGCCGACACAACGATCTATACCAAGTTTCGCAACGGTAATCGTAACCTGCACTACGTCCATGTCGTCAATTCGCGTAAAGGCCGCACGTGCCGCATCTGCCACGAGCCGCACGCCAGTAACGGAGAAAAGCTGATCACCAAGGAAGGGATAAAGTTCGGTGACTGGAAAATTCCGATCAATTTCCAGATTACCCCGACCGGGGGGAGCTGTGCGCCGGGGTGCCATCGAAAATTCCGTTATGATCGTGACAAGCCGGTTGATTTGAAGGAAGACAAATGA
- a CDS encoding cytochrome c3 family protein, whose protein sequence is MAAANSKQQSSIHPPYAEKRCDGCHDKSTASGLIKPRNEICFVCHPTIIKSPFVHGPASVGSCLECHDPHSSPYPSLLKTDKALICATCHREKRAAQALHARVAARGLLCTDCHDPHAGAVQYFLK, encoded by the coding sequence ATGGCCGCCGCGAACTCAAAACAGCAGTCGTCGATCCATCCACCGTATGCTGAGAAGAGATGTGACGGCTGTCATGACAAAAGTACCGCGTCCGGTCTGATCAAGCCGCGCAACGAGATTTGTTTCGTCTGCCATCCCACGATTATCAAATCGCCGTTTGTGCATGGTCCGGCTTCGGTCGGCAGTTGCCTGGAATGCCATGATCCCCATTCGTCGCCCTATCCCTCGCTGCTTAAGACCGATAAGGCATTGATATGCGCTACCTGCCATCGGGAAAAGAGGGCGGCGCAGGCACTGCATGCCAGGGTCGCCGCGAGGGGTTTGCTCTGTACGGATTGTCACGATCCCCATGCCGGCGCCGTACAATACTTTCTTAAATGA
- a CDS encoding SBBP repeat-containing protein — MLLVCLLVVCLLTACSGIVSTRPARVTDLQWPPKPYQARIKWVQSIADYNDAGIAKGFWKKVAEFFTGPDTRRIVRPYGVLCDGQDRLFIADPGAGVVHMMDRKKGRYVVIGDKDTRLKTPIGLAQDERGYLYISDSTNDMVYRYDIDRETLTPFVHRSLSRPTGIAYNKVNKLLYVVETTACRVTAFDQDGVERFHFGSQGETLAQFNRPTDIMVDAKGQVYVTDPLNYRIKMFAPEGVFVSQFGVAGDAPGDLNKPKGIAVDSAGNVYVCDALQDAVQIFDRQGHLLMTFGSQGERDGEFWMPSGISIDYRNRIYVSDTYNRRIQVFRYISGEEPENGDDQEDEQNSAR; from the coding sequence GTGCTTCTTGTCTGTCTATTGGTTGTCTGCCTGTTGACAGCCTGTAGCGGCATCGTCTCCACCCGCCCTGCGCGGGTGACCGATTTGCAGTGGCCCCCCAAGCCGTACCAGGCCCGGATCAAATGGGTGCAAAGCATTGCCGATTATAATGATGCCGGCATTGCAAAGGGGTTCTGGAAAAAGGTGGCGGAGTTCTTCACCGGGCCGGACACCCGTCGCATCGTCAGGCCCTACGGCGTGCTTTGCGACGGGCAGGACCGCCTCTTTATCGCCGACCCCGGCGCCGGTGTCGTCCACATGATGGACCGGAAGAAAGGGCGCTATGTCGTCATCGGCGACAAGGATACGCGCTTGAAAACCCCCATCGGACTGGCGCAGGATGAACGCGGTTACCTGTATATCAGCGATTCCACCAACGACATGGTCTATCGCTACGACATCGACCGGGAGACATTGACGCCGTTCGTACACCGGAGCCTGTCGCGCCCTACGGGGATTGCCTACAACAAGGTCAACAAGCTGCTGTATGTCGTGGAAACAACGGCGTGCCGGGTTACGGCTTTCGACCAGGACGGTGTCGAACGGTTCCACTTTGGCAGCCAGGGAGAAACTTTAGCCCAATTCAACCGGCCCACCGACATCATGGTGGATGCCAAGGGGCAGGTCTACGTTACCGATCCACTGAACTACCGTATCAAGATGTTTGCGCCGGAGGGGGTTTTTGTCAGCCAGTTCGGCGTTGCGGGGGACGCTCCCGGAGACCTGAACAAGCCTAAAGGGATCGCCGTCGACAGCGCCGGGAACGTCTATGTCTGCGACGCGCTTCAGGATGCCGTTCAGATATTCGATCGGCAGGGGCATCTCCTCATGACCTTCGGTTCCCAGGGAGAGAGGGACGGTGAATTCTGGATGCCGTCCGGCATCTCCATCGACTATCGCAACCGGATCTACGTGTCGGACACCTATAATCGCCGGATACAGGTCTTCAGGTACATCTCCGGTGAAGAACCGGAAAACGGCGACGATCAGGAAGATGAGCAAAACAGTGCGAGGTAA
- a CDS encoding cytochrome c3 family protein, which translates to MSVLNSPHNLSASGLGKTATYGELSKEDRVCVFCHVPHNAVKNTSLWDRDLPIWSRNLSPDSNYLNKMYQSPSLKASVSAAPTGASRLCLSCHDGTIALGQFKGSLVSSPATTISGSANLTTDLSNDHPISFEYSAALAQQSELASPETLPEQIKLTDGYLQCTSCHDAHDNEYGKFLVMKNGSDSSDSASYAPGSPLCTSCHKNNGWSSASHNPIYNVLKSPTLDAGCQLCHTPHNAPVAKRLLKDDTCYLSCHNGSPTDLTESLDVKTSFQQPYRHDIAAYTGTNGGIHGESSELSFSSFPRHVVCADCHAPHAANETNRPLSYLNAPYVNGPLTGVKISSAATAAKEYEICYRCHAGTNPGSFIDSQTRRVVTQPDENIRFNQTSLSGSYHPVMTARRSDGSSLLTALQSSMTMIYCSDCHNSDQSSKALGSGTGANGPHGSKYEHILMAQYDMPIPALAGPPYSAGSYSAAKYDLCYRCHNESYILGTSSGFSNMTSNEHVRHVVNRMIACFVCHDPHGIAGNYHLINFSTDYVSAAAPVPSYTTPDPTSKTGQCMVSCHSSDSGYTHGYSPTGAAQKSLLRKW; encoded by the coding sequence ATGAGTGTTCTCAACTCCCCGCACAATCTTTCCGCCAGCGGCCTCGGCAAAACGGCCACGTACGGGGAGCTTTCCAAGGAAGACCGGGTATGCGTCTTCTGCCATGTCCCCCATAATGCCGTCAAGAACACGTCCCTCTGGGATCGGGACCTTCCGATCTGGAGTCGCAATCTGTCGCCGGACAGCAACTATCTCAACAAGATGTACCAGTCGCCCTCCCTGAAGGCCAGCGTCAGCGCGGCCCCTACCGGAGCCTCGCGCCTTTGCCTCAGCTGCCACGACGGAACTATCGCCCTGGGCCAATTCAAGGGGTCCCTTGTTTCAAGCCCCGCAACAACCATCTCCGGCAGCGCGAACCTGACGACGGACCTGTCCAACGACCACCCCATCTCCTTCGAATACAGCGCCGCGCTGGCTCAACAATCCGAATTGGCGTCTCCCGAGACCCTGCCGGAGCAGATCAAGCTCACGGACGGCTATCTCCAGTGTACCTCCTGCCATGATGCCCATGACAATGAATACGGCAAATTCCTGGTCATGAAGAACGGCAGCGATTCCAGCGACTCCGCCTCCTACGCCCCCGGATCGCCGCTGTGCACCTCCTGCCACAAAAACAACGGCTGGTCGAGCGCTTCACACAACCCAATCTATAATGTCCTGAAGAGCCCCACCCTGGACGCCGGTTGCCAGCTCTGCCACACCCCGCACAACGCCCCGGTGGCGAAGCGGTTGCTTAAAGACGACACGTGCTACCTTTCCTGCCACAACGGCAGCCCCACCGACCTCACCGAATCTCTGGACGTCAAAACGTCCTTTCAGCAGCCCTATCGCCACGACATAGCTGCCTATACGGGTACAAACGGCGGTATCCACGGTGAATCGAGCGAACTGTCGTTCTCTTCTTTCCCGCGCCACGTGGTCTGTGCGGACTGCCACGCCCCCCATGCGGCAAACGAGACGAACCGGCCCCTCTCCTACCTCAATGCCCCCTACGTCAACGGTCCCCTGACCGGGGTAAAGATCAGTTCGGCGGCCACCGCCGCCAAGGAATACGAAATCTGTTATCGCTGCCATGCCGGTACGAATCCCGGCAGCTTCATCGACAGCCAGACGCGGCGGGTCGTGACCCAGCCGGACGAAAATATCCGTTTCAACCAAACGAGCCTGAGCGGCTCCTATCATCCGGTCATGACCGCCCGCCGGTCGGACGGTTCCAGTCTGCTGACCGCGCTCCAGAGCAGCATGACCATGATCTACTGTTCCGATTGCCACAACAGCGACCAGTCCTCCAAGGCCCTCGGTTCCGGCACCGGCGCCAACGGCCCCCACGGGAGCAAGTACGAGCATATCCTCATGGCCCAGTACGACATGCCGATCCCCGCCTTGGCCGGACCGCCCTACAGCGCCGGTTCGTACAGCGCCGCCAAGTACGATCTCTGCTACCGCTGCCATAACGAATCGTATATACTTGGGACCTCTTCCGGCTTTTCCAACATGACCAGCAACGAGCATGTCCGCCATGTGGTCAATCGCATGATCGCCTGCTTCGTCTGTCACGACCCCCACGGCATCGCCGGTAATTACCATCTCATCAACTTCAGCACCGACTATGTCAGCGCCGCCGCTCCCGTCCCCTCCTACACAACGCCCGACCCTACCAGTAAAACGGGACAATGCATGGTAAGCTGCCACAGCAGCGACTCCGGGTACACCCACGGGTACTCTCCCACGGGCGCGGCGCAAAAGAGCCTGCTGAGAAAATGGTAA
- a CDS encoding cytochrome C, producing the protein MKQLAVVLAFAALTAAASVAFGGQLPATGVNGSMHDMNMISGAQQDTLQRVCVFCHTPHNATKDDQANGDNYPLWNHTLVDTTGWQSYQWATPANNALTIYDPLQGPSRLCMSCHDGVTAIDEHGPALAQAGGRALSGDRAVGRNKDLTDDHPIGFSYVDAVNARNTNSQELALTTDRFATNVTLSPTAGTYNTVDRTSGKRAIGDVLYGGSIMTCASCHDVHNKDNAVDAVASNGIQYNYFLWAKEKDSLICLSCHIK; encoded by the coding sequence ATGAAGCAACTCGCAGTTGTACTGGCTTTCGCAGCGTTAACTGCAGCCGCAAGCGTTGCCTTCGGTGGACAACTACCTGCCACAGGTGTCAATGGCTCCATGCATGACATGAACATGATCAGTGGCGCCCAGCAGGACACCTTGCAGCGCGTTTGCGTGTTCTGCCACACGCCGCACAACGCCACCAAAGACGACCAGGCTAATGGTGACAACTATCCGCTTTGGAACCACACCTTGGTGGATACAACAGGCTGGCAGTCCTATCAGTGGGCAACCCCGGCCAACAACGCCCTTACCATTTATGACCCCCTGCAGGGACCGAGCCGTCTGTGCATGAGCTGTCATGACGGCGTAACCGCTATCGACGAGCACGGTCCGGCTCTGGCTCAGGCCGGCGGCAGGGCTCTCTCCGGCGACAGAGCGGTTGGCCGCAACAAAGACCTGACCGACGACCACCCAATCGGCTTCAGCTATGTGGATGCCGTCAATGCCCGTAACACGAACTCTCAGGAACTTGCCCTGACGACCGACCGTTTCGCCACCAACGTTACCCTGAGCCCCACAGCCGGCACCTACAATACGGTTGACCGTACCTCCGGCAAACGCGCCATCGGTGACGTTCTGTACGGCGGCAGCATCATGACGTGCGCCAGCTGCCACGATGTCCACAACAAGGACAACGCGGTTGACGCCGTGGCTTCCAACGGCATCCAGTACAATTACTTCCTTTGGGCGAAAGAGAAGGACTCTCTCATCTGCCTCTCGTGCCACATTAAGTAA
- a CDS encoding FtsX-like permease family protein: MLFRILKNSFLKRPKSIFLVFLSIAMGAAVATAFLGIAGEVSHKMALELRSYGANILLEPSAVEGGGFLREEDLPKIKTVFWKYNITGFTPYLFGVAEFSAGTKREKGIVSGTWFEKLLDVPGEDPTVQGIKEIAPWWELQGAWPSTADGAIVGASLAKRLGVGVGSDIATTVHGRTRHFRVAGVVTTGGYEEEQLFAPLVTVQELLQQPGKVSRVLVSALTVPMDDFGKKDPALMTKDEYEKWYCTAYVTSVAKNVAEVMAGSRAKPIWQIASAEGALLKKLNSVMIFLTVLALGASATAVSTSLMASMAERSPEIALMKAIGADRIQITAIFIGEILIISGIGGVVGYLLGDQLAGLISRSVFNSTIISPLWLFPTAIISALVVAIAGSVAPLRRALLIEPVRVLKG; this comes from the coding sequence GTGCTCTTCCGTATTCTCAAAAACTCCTTCCTCAAACGCCCGAAGTCTATTTTTCTGGTGTTCCTGTCGATTGCCATGGGTGCTGCGGTAGCCACCGCATTTCTCGGCATAGCCGGCGAGGTCTCCCACAAGATGGCCCTGGAACTCCGCAGCTACGGCGCCAACATCCTGCTGGAGCCGTCTGCCGTGGAGGGGGGCGGTTTTCTGCGCGAAGAGGACCTGCCGAAAATCAAGACGGTTTTCTGGAAGTACAATATCACCGGTTTTACCCCGTATCTGTTCGGCGTCGCCGAGTTCAGCGCCGGCACGAAACGGGAAAAGGGCATTGTGTCCGGCACCTGGTTCGAGAAGCTTCTCGATGTCCCGGGAGAGGACCCGACCGTCCAGGGCATAAAGGAAATTGCGCCCTGGTGGGAACTGCAAGGCGCGTGGCCATCCACCGCGGACGGCGCCATTGTGGGGGCCTCCCTGGCCAAGCGGCTGGGGGTTGGTGTCGGGAGCGACATAGCAACAACCGTGCATGGGCGGACCCGGCATTTCCGGGTGGCCGGCGTCGTCACCACCGGCGGTTACGAGGAGGAGCAGCTTTTTGCCCCCTTGGTCACGGTCCAGGAACTCCTGCAACAGCCGGGAAAGGTTTCCCGCGTCCTGGTGAGCGCCTTGACGGTGCCGATGGACGACTTCGGGAAAAAAGACCCGGCGCTGATGACCAAGGATGAATACGAGAAGTGGTACTGTACGGCATACGTGACCTCGGTCGCCAAGAATGTGGCGGAGGTCATGGCCGGCAGCCGCGCCAAGCCGATCTGGCAGATCGCCAGCGCCGAGGGCGCCCTGCTGAAAAAGCTGAATAGCGTGATGATCTTCCTGACGGTGCTGGCCCTCGGTGCATCCGCCACGGCCGTGTCTACCAGCCTCATGGCCTCCATGGCGGAGCGTAGCCCGGAAATCGCCCTGATGAAGGCCATCGGCGCCGATCGCATCCAGATAACCGCCATTTTCATCGGTGAGATCCTGATCATATCAGGCATTGGGGGGGTGGTCGGATATCTGCTCGGCGATCAGCTTGCCGGGCTCATCAGTCGTTCGGTTTTTAACTCGACCATAATATCCCCGCTTTGGCTCTTTCCGACCGCCATCATATCGGCGCTTGTGGTGGCCATTGCCGGAAGCGTCGCGCCGCTGCGCCGTGCGCTGCTGATCGAACCGGTGAGGGTATTGAAGGGATGA